A window from Podospora bellae-mahoneyi strain CBS 112042 chromosome 1 map unlocalized CBS112042p_1, whole genome shotgun sequence encodes these proteins:
- the RPS9B gene encoding ribosomal 40S subunit protein S9B (COG:J; EggNog:ENOG503NU1W) has translation MAPRSYSKTAKVPRRPFEAARLDSELKLVGEYGLRNKREVWRVLLTLSKIRRAARELLTLDEKDPKRLFEGNALIRRLVRVGVLDESRMKLDYVLALKAEDFLERRLQTLVYKLGLAKSIHHARVLIRQRHIRVGKQIVNVPSFVVRLDSQKHIDFALTSPFGGGRPGRVRRKKAKAAEGGDGDAEEDEE, from the exons ATGGCCCCTCGCTCGTACTCCAAGACCGCTAAGGTCCCCCGCCGTCCCTTCGAGGCCGCTCGTTT GGACTCCGAGTTGAAGCTCGTTGGCGAGTACGGTCTCCGCAACAAGCGTGAGGTGTGGCGCGTTCtgctcaccctctccaagaTTCGTCGTGCTGCCCG TGAGCTTCTCACCCTCGACGAGAAGGACCCCAAGCGTCTCTTCGAAGGCAATGCCCTCATTCGCCGCCTCGTCCGCGTCGGTGTGCTCGATGAGTCCCGCATGAAGCTCGATTACGTCCTGGCCCTCAAGGCTGAGGATTTCTTGGAGCGCCGCCTCCAGACTCTCGTCTACAAGCTCGGCCTCGCCAAGTCCATTCACCACGCTCGTGTCCTTATCCGCCAGCGCCACATCCGTGTCGGCAAGCAGATCGTCAACGTTCCTTCTTTCGTCGTCCGTCTCGACTCCCAGAAGCACATTGACTTCGctctcacctcccccttcggTGGTGGCCGCCCCGGTCGTGTCCGGagaaagaaggccaaggccgccgagggtggcgatggcgacgccgaggaggacgaggagtaA
- the RPL21A gene encoding 60S ribosomal protein L21A (EggNog:ENOG503P285; COG:J) — protein sequence MGHPAGLRAGTRYAFSRNFREKGMIRLSTYLKQYKVGDIVDIKVNGAVQKGMAHKVYHGKTGVIYNVTKSAVGIIIYKKVKHRYIEKRLNVRIEHIQPSRSREGFLRRVKENAELKKKAKAEGKPVQLKRQPALPREARTISIKENKPETVAPVAYETTI from the exons ATGGGTCACCCTGCTGGTCTCCGTGCTGGTACGAGATACGCCTTCTCCCGGAACTTCCGGGAGAAGGGTATGATCAGACTGTCGACATACCTTAAGCAGTACAA GGTTGGCGATATCGTCGACATTAAGGTCAACGGTGCCGTCCAGAAGGG TATGGCCCACAAGGTCTACCACGGCAAGACTGGCGTCATCTACAACGTCACCAAGTCCGCcgtcggcatcatcatctacaagaaggtcaagcaCCGCTACATCGAGAAGCGCCTCAACGTCCGTATCGAGCACATCCAgccctcccgctcccgcgAGGGTTTCCTTCGCCGCGTGAAGGAGAAcgccgagctcaagaagaaggccaaggccgagggcAAGCCCGTTCAGCTCAAGAGACAACCCGCCCTTCCCCGCGAGGCGCGGACCATCTCcatcaaggagaacaagCCCGAGACTGTCGCCCCTGTCGCCTACGAGACCACGATCTAA
- a CDS encoding uncharacterized protein (EggNog:ENOG503NVSI; COG:S) produces MGWTAFWLAYLLGGITFLPLVAAIFFAHAYLTLPYHEDADNAFPNADDLVQPADDVDALKAAQKDKEEAKSRTIHHDTDVAAGYFAVCREYTPMGINAKPIERSTPVGSATVAAPSPSVYQTMYRSIFDRKGTSSPLDNKNGASQRPKKAGNVFYVVLRHGHLMLFDDDEQLEVRHVVSLAHHDISIYSGEEVTPEGELWIKRNAICLSRRADGPELGPDSQVSKPFYLFSENCSAKEDFYFALLRNQELSFPTEHRAPTPIQFEVKNIISLVQKLHSSEEHMQTRWLNAMIGRIFLGIYKTKDIENLIREKLTKKISRVKRPAFLSNIEIKAIDTGDSAPYITNPRLKDLTVEGECGVEADMRYTGNFRLEVAATARIDLGARFKAREVNMVLAVVVRKLEGHIHLKIKPPPSNRLWFSFQQAPKMEMTIEPIVSSRQITYNVILRQIESRIKEVIAETLVLPFWDDTPFFNTEHKKWRGGIFHDDRIKSTMDLETAAAQDGELDEVDRLEETQGAPETELPQMEKSHSVPVLEKKTSIGLFGRKMKSKTDLRGSGGGSTSSLDLKADPRTSVVSFESKRSDANSSSLSLDSRREVKSDLSSSPPPVLSVPFAQPATPTVGTDPINADLFKPSSSPPNGCPAISAMANLSAQAQPPSPALTPVTNAHTTSSSSVSSRDATDTEKDLDKTPQGRRNTASSSGSHDDDRARSRSPSASTKGSVKSQTGSIARGFFNRRDTGSSASDTASLADTKKGAALAAVTNVAASAKRWGLNAFQRRLTDAGSATDGAPPHLDLNQPMGRGQPLPPPGTPLPMPDKSIPVSPIPVPKRKPIPPPSISSQSEDSSSHKVERHPVPPPPLPKRRQYQSDSVVDDGHNMLVVAAPADSEPTTPLSGSHSPSWIEDGKAHGDSSAKSSSDMPVIKLNGENSGSSPEAAPIDKTQPRREGRKGGGSTKLVVDDDNDDYSAWMEDPLPDDDLDSAVEPSTA; encoded by the exons ATGGGCTGGACGGCCTTCTGGCTGGCCTACCTTCTCGGAGGCATTACCTTTCTGCCCTTGGTcgccgccatcttcttcgcccacGCCTACCTGACACTGCCCTACCACGAAGATGCCGATAACGCCTTTCCAAACGCGGACGATCTGGTCCAGCCAGCGGATGATGTAGATGCACTCAAAGCGGCgcagaaggacaaggaggaaGCCAAATCACGAACAATTCATCATGACACCGATGTGGCTGCCGGCTACTTTGCCGTCTGTCGTGAATACACGCCAATGGGAATCAACGCAAAGCCGATAGAGAGATCAACACCGGTGGGATCAGCTACGGTGGCTGCTCCAAGTCCAAGCGTCTACCAAACCATGTATCGCAGCATATTTGACCGGAAAGGCACATCGAGCCCGCTGGACAACAAGAACGGCGCCAGTCAGCGACCAAAAAAAGCTGGGAATGTTTTCTATGTTGTACTAAG ACACGGCCACCTCATGCTttttgacgatgatgaaCAACTCGAAGTGCGCCATGTAGTATCCTTGGCCCACCATGACATTAGCATATAttcgggcgaggaggtcacGCCGGAAGGCGAGCTATGGATCAAACGCAATGCGATTTGCCTCTCGCGCCGTGCAGATGGGCCAGAGTTGGGCCCAGATAGCCAGGTGTCCAAGCCCTTCTACTTGTTCTCAGAGAACTGCTCTGCTAAGGAAGATTTCTACTTTGCCCTCCTGAGAAACCAGGAGCTTTCCTTTCCCACCGAGCACAGAGCGCCGACTCCGATCCAGTTTGAAGTTAAGAACATCATATCGCTGGTCCAGAAGCTGCATTCGTCCGAAGAACATATGCAAACAAGGTGGCTCAATGCCATGATCGGGAGGATATTTCTCGGCATCTACAAGACCAAGGACATTGAAAATCTCATAAGGGAGAAGCTTACGAAGAAGATATCTCGGGTCAAACGGCCGGCTTTCTTATCCAACATTGAAATCAAGGCTATTGATACCGGCGACTCGGCACCATACATTACCAACCCTCGCCTCAAAGACCTCACCGTTGAAGGAGAGTGCGGTGTTGAGGCAGACATGCGCTACACCGGCAATTTCCGGCTCGAGGTTGCTGCAACTGCCCGCATCGACTTGGGTGCTCGTTTCAAGGCACGAGAGGTCAACATGGTTCTCGCGGTTGTTGTTCGAAAGTTGGAAGGACATATTCACCTGAAAATCAAGCCCCCACCGAGCAATCGGTTGTGGTTTTCTTTTCAGCAGGCAccgaagatggagatgaccATCGAGCCTATCGTCAGCTCCCGCCAAATCACGTACAATGTTATTCTTCGTCAGATCGAGAGTCGTATCAAAGAGGTCATTGCCGAAACGCTGGTTTTGCCTTTCTGGGACGACACCCCGTTTTTCAACACCGAACACAAGAAGTGGAGAGGCGGTATATTTCATGACGACAGAATCAAGTCAACGATGGATCTTGAGACCGCGGCGGCTCAGGACGGGGAACTGGATGAAGTTGACCGTTTGGAGGAAACTCAAGGGGCCCCGGAAACCGAGTTGCCACAGATGGAGAAGAGCCATAGCGTGCCAGTGCTCGAAAAGAAGACATCTATTGGCCTTTTTGGAAGGAAAATGAAGAGCAAGACTGATCTAAGAGGGTCAGGTGGGGGCTCTACCTCAAGTTTGGATCTGAAGGCCGACCCCAGAACTTCCGTGGTCAGCTTTGAGTCAAAGAGGTCAGATGCAAATTCATCCTCACTAAGCCTAGACTCTCGAAGGGAGGTCAAGAGTGatctttcttcctcgccacctCCTGTGCTCTCAGTACCCTTCGCTcaaccagcaacacccaCTGTCGGAACTGACCCCATCAACGCTGATCTCTTCAAGCCCTCGTCATCTCCGCCTAATGGATGCCCGGCCATATCGGCAATGGCGAACCTTTCTGCTCAAGCgcaacctccatcaccagcccTGACGCCAGTCACGAATGCTCATACTACATCGAGCTCGTCAGTTTCTTCGAGAGATGCCACAGACACCGAAAAGGATCTGGACAAAACACCCCAAGGTCGACGCAATACAGCATCCTCGTCCGgcagccatgatgatgatagagCTAGATCAAGGTCGCCTTCCGCTTCCACCAAAGGATCGGTGAAGAGCCAGACGGGATCCATCGCCCGGGGCTTCTTCAACCGCCGTGACACTGGGTCTTCGGCTTCCGACACGGCCAGTCTCGCCGATACAAAGAAAGGGGCCGCGCTGGCTGCGGTTACAAATGTCGCAGCATCTGCCAAAAGATGGGGACTGAATGCCTTTCAGAGACGTCTCACTGATGCAGGTTCTGCCACAGACGGTGCACCACCACACCTAGACCTCAACCAGCCGATGGGCCGTGGCCAACCCCTACCTCCCCCGGGAACGCCTCTCCCGATGCCCGACAAGAGTATTCCTGTTTCGCCTATTCCAGTACCAAAAAGGAAGCCgattcctccaccttcaaTTTCATCACAATCTGAAGACTCCTCGAGCCACAAGGTCGAGCGCCACCCagttccaccaccaccgcttcccAAGCGGCGGCAGTATCAGAGCGACTCAGTGGTGGACGACGGACACAACATGCTGGTTGTAGCCGCCCCCGCCGATTCCGAACCCACTACGCCGCTCAGTGGCTCACATAGTCCGTCATGGATCGAAGACGGCAAAGCTCATGGCGACAGCTCGGCCAAGTCATCTAGCGATATGCCAGTCATCAAACTCAACGGCGAAAACTCTGGGTCGTCTCCTGAAGCTGCACCTATAGacaaaacccaacccagGCGCGAAGGCAGAAAGGGCGGTGGCTCCAccaagctggtggtggatgatgacaatgatgACTACTCCGCATGGATGGAGGATCCGTTACCAGACGATGATCTTGACTCCGCAGTCGAGCCATCAACAGCATAA